One Streptomyces puniciscabiei DNA segment encodes these proteins:
- a CDS encoding MarR family winged helix-turn-helix transcriptional regulator codes for MADISDSAARAARDLRVVFSRLRRRIREVAQDTDLSPSQESALTLVGKHGAATASALAAAEGVRPQSMATTLGVLDQHGLIRRAPDPEDGRRQLVTLTDAGRARVEGNRQVREEWLARAFQDRYTEEERQTVLRALELMERLSRQ; via the coding sequence ATGGCCGACATCTCCGACTCCGCCGCCCGCGCCGCGCGCGATCTGCGCGTGGTGTTCAGCCGGCTGCGGCGCCGTATCCGCGAGGTCGCGCAGGACACCGACCTCAGCCCCTCCCAGGAGTCGGCGCTCACCCTGGTCGGCAAGCACGGCGCCGCCACGGCCAGCGCACTCGCCGCCGCCGAGGGCGTGCGCCCGCAGTCCATGGCGACGACGCTGGGCGTGCTGGACCAGCACGGTCTGATCCGGCGCGCGCCTGACCCCGAGGACGGGCGCCGCCAGCTGGTCACCCTGACCGACGCCGGGCGGGCCCGGGTCGAGGGCAACCGCCAGGTCCGCGAGGAGTGGCTGGCCCGCGCCTTCCAGGACCGCTACACGGAGGAGGAACGGCAGACGGTCCTGAGGGCCCTGGAGCTGATGGAACGGCTGTCGCGGCAGTGA
- the ctaD gene encoding cytochrome c oxidase subunit I: MSDTHEVVVRYTAPAPRPGRALLRWVSTADHKVIGRLYMVTAFCFFLLAGLLALGMRAELARPGLQFLSEHGYDEFFTIHGTIMMLLFATPMFAGFANAVMPLQIGAPDLAFPRLNAMSYWMFLFGGLMVVSGFLVPGGAAAFGWFAYAPLNSAYFSPGAGGDLWAMGLVVSGVSTTLTAVNFIATILSLRAPGLTMFRMPIFTWNVLFTSILILPAFPVLTAALLALEADRKFGAHVFDAANGGALLWQHLFWFFGHPEVYIVALPFFGIISEILPVFSRKPLFGYLPMIGATIAITMLSAVVWAHHMFATGAVLLPFFSIMSFLIAVPTGIKFFAWIGTMTNGSVSFETPMLWSMGFLVSFLLGGLSGVLIASPPLDFHLTDTYFIVAHLHYVLFGTVVFAMFAGFYFWWPKFTGKMLDERLGKLHFWLLFPAFQLTFLVQHWLGEQGMPRRYADYLPEDGFTLLNSLSSAGAFLLGVSTLPFLYNVWRTAKLGEKVTVDDPWGWGRGLEWATSCPPPRHNFVALPRIRSESPAFDLHHPEVESPAGEELAR, translated from the coding sequence ATGTCGGACACCCACGAGGTCGTCGTACGCTACACGGCGCCCGCGCCGCGCCCCGGCCGGGCCCTGCTGCGCTGGGTCTCCACCGCCGACCACAAGGTGATCGGCCGGCTCTACATGGTCACGGCGTTCTGCTTCTTCCTGCTCGCGGGACTGCTCGCGCTCGGGATGCGCGCGGAACTCGCCCGGCCGGGTCTGCAGTTCCTGAGCGAGCACGGCTACGACGAGTTCTTCACGATCCACGGCACGATCATGATGCTGCTGTTCGCGACCCCGATGTTCGCCGGGTTCGCCAACGCCGTGATGCCGCTGCAGATCGGCGCGCCCGACCTGGCCTTCCCCCGGCTCAACGCGATGTCGTACTGGATGTTCCTCTTCGGCGGCCTGATGGTGGTCTCCGGCTTTCTCGTGCCCGGCGGGGCGGCGGCGTTCGGCTGGTTCGCCTACGCCCCGCTGAACAGCGCCTACTTCTCCCCCGGCGCGGGAGGCGACCTGTGGGCGATGGGGCTGGTGGTCTCGGGTGTGTCGACGACGCTCACCGCGGTGAACTTCATCGCCACGATCCTGTCCCTGCGGGCGCCGGGCCTGACGATGTTCCGGATGCCGATCTTCACCTGGAACGTGCTGTTCACCTCGATCCTGATCCTGCCCGCGTTCCCGGTGCTCACGGCGGCGCTGCTCGCGCTGGAGGCGGACCGCAAGTTCGGGGCGCACGTCTTCGACGCGGCGAACGGCGGCGCGCTGCTGTGGCAGCACCTGTTCTGGTTCTTCGGGCACCCGGAGGTCTACATCGTGGCGCTGCCGTTCTTCGGGATCATCTCGGAGATCCTGCCGGTGTTCTCCCGCAAGCCGCTGTTCGGCTACCTGCCGATGATCGGGGCGACGATCGCCATCACCATGCTGTCGGCGGTGGTGTGGGCGCATCACATGTTCGCCACCGGTGCGGTGCTGCTGCCGTTCTTCTCCATCATGTCGTTCCTGATCGCGGTGCCCACCGGCATCAAGTTCTTCGCCTGGATCGGCACGATGACGAACGGGTCGGTGTCGTTCGAGACGCCGATGCTGTGGTCGATGGGCTTCCTCGTGTCGTTCCTGCTGGGTGGGCTGAGCGGGGTGCTGATCGCGTCGCCGCCGCTGGACTTCCATCTGACCGACACCTACTTCATCGTGGCGCATCTGCACTATGTGCTGTTCGGCACGGTGGTGTTCGCGATGTTCGCCGGGTTCTACTTCTGGTGGCCGAAGTTCACCGGGAAGATGCTGGACGAGCGGCTCGGCAAGCTGCACTTCTGGCTGCTGTTCCCGGCGTTCCAGCTGACCTTCCTGGTGCAGCACTGGCTCGGCGAGCAGGGCATGCCCCGCCGGTACGCGGACTACCTGCCCGAGGACGGCTTCACCCTGCTCAACTCCCTGTCGTCGGCGGGTGCGTTCCTGCTGGGCGTGTCCACCCTGCCGTTCCTCTACAACGTGTGGCGCACCGCCAAGCTGGGCGAGAAGGTCACCGTGGACGACCCGTGGGGCTGGGGGCGCGGCCTGGAGTGGGCGACGTCCTGCCCGCCGCCCCGGCACAACTTCGTGGCGCTGCCCCGGATCCGCTCGGAGTCCCCGGCGTTCGACCTGCACCATCCGGAGGTCGAGAGCCCGGCCGGAGAGGAGCTGGCGCGGTGA
- a CDS encoding cytochrome c oxidase subunit 4, which translates to MKAEALLFGGVAAFFGGSAALYGMWAGEEAGTVALVVACGMAGLVAFFCLIQYRRRGTRAQDRTGAEVADAAGPVAFFPDESLFPVVTALGFALTATGVVFGLWLFLIGLGVLARGVFGLVYQYAHR; encoded by the coding sequence GTGAAGGCGGAGGCGCTGCTGTTCGGCGGGGTCGCGGCGTTCTTCGGCGGGTCGGCGGCGCTCTACGGGATGTGGGCGGGGGAGGAGGCGGGCACGGTCGCGCTGGTCGTCGCGTGCGGGATGGCCGGACTGGTCGCGTTCTTCTGTCTGATCCAGTACCGGCGCCGGGGCACGCGGGCCCAGGACCGCACCGGGGCGGAGGTGGCGGACGCGGCCGGGCCGGTGGCGTTCTTCCCCGACGAGAGCCTGTTTCCGGTCGTCACCGCGCTGGGTTTCGCGCTGACGGCGACCGGTGTGGTCTTCGGGCTGTGGCTGTTCCTCATCGGCCTGGGCGTTCTGGCGCGCGGGGTGTTCGGGCTGGTGTACCAGTACGCGCATCGGTGA
- a CDS encoding DUF6479 family protein, protein MNSAMHTAAPGAQVFGYVLILLAGVVCVAGLIWAFRLGFKVRQGEPDPPRPDEQPRVPPSGPVRETLEMREPDEVPRAADGSERLTPYQIGNVRSRRADDQRRPRWSPGSSGSFGGGGGGRT, encoded by the coding sequence ATGAACTCCGCCATGCACACAGCCGCCCCGGGCGCTCAGGTGTTCGGGTACGTCCTCATCCTGCTCGCGGGAGTCGTCTGCGTCGCCGGACTGATCTGGGCCTTCCGGCTCGGTTTCAAGGTGCGCCAGGGCGAACCGGACCCGCCGCGACCCGACGAGCAGCCCAGGGTGCCCCCGTCGGGGCCCGTCCGCGAGACCCTCGAGATGCGGGAACCGGACGAGGTGCCCCGGGCCGCCGACGGCAGCGAGCGGCTCACTCCCTACCAGATCGGCAACGTCCGCTCCCGGCGCGCCGACGACCAGCGCCGTCCGCGCTGGTCGCCCGGGTCCAGCGGGTCCTTCGGTGGCGGGGGCGGCGGACGGACCTGA
- a CDS encoding cytochrome b — protein MSRAGRRAERLVDAADARLPVYEGGALLRKAFPDHWSFLLGELALYSLLVLVLTGVWLTLFFQPEMREVVYAGSYVPLRGVRMSAAFDSTLHISFDVRGGLLMRQTHHWAALVFVAAIGAHLLRIFFTGAFRRPRELNWVIGVTLFAVSLAEGFAGYSLPDDLLSGTGLRIAQGIMQSIPVVGTYVAFFVFGGQYPGHDIITRLYPVHILLLPGALLALVAVHLILVVHLKHTQWRGPGHTNRNAVGKPFLPQFTGSSGGLAIIVAGVLVLLAGIAQVNPVWNYGPYRPDQVSTASQPDWYVGFLEGALRLVPPWETNVAGHTLMWNVLLPAVVLPGLLFAALYAYPFVEQRLTGEWWAERHLCDRPRERPVRTGLGVAGTVWYGVLLLAGGNDVIAQTFHVSVNAITWVLRVAFLVAPVLAFLLARWLCRALTAAENERLAEGVPTGEIRQSVTGGYETDHEPVDRFRPGAPRRPLTDARTGTPARTPRAPERPGR, from the coding sequence ATGAGCCGAGCCGGCCGCCGCGCCGAGCGGCTCGTGGACGCCGCGGACGCCCGGCTCCCCGTGTACGAGGGCGGCGCGCTGCTGCGCAAGGCGTTTCCCGACCACTGGTCCTTCCTGCTCGGCGAACTCGCCCTGTACAGCCTGCTGGTGCTGGTCCTGACCGGGGTCTGGCTCACCCTGTTCTTCCAGCCGGAGATGCGCGAGGTGGTCTACGCGGGCTCCTACGTGCCGCTGCGCGGGGTGCGCATGTCGGCCGCGTTCGACTCCACCCTGCACATCAGCTTCGACGTGCGCGGCGGGCTGCTGATGCGGCAGACCCACCACTGGGCCGCGCTGGTCTTCGTCGCCGCGATCGGCGCGCACCTGCTGCGGATCTTCTTCACCGGCGCCTTCCGCCGGCCGCGCGAGCTGAACTGGGTGATCGGGGTGACCCTGTTCGCCGTCTCGCTCGCCGAGGGCTTCGCCGGCTACTCGCTCCCCGACGACCTGCTCTCCGGCACCGGACTGCGCATCGCGCAGGGCATCATGCAGTCGATCCCGGTCGTTGGCACGTACGTGGCCTTCTTCGTCTTCGGCGGCCAGTACCCGGGCCACGACATCATCACCCGTCTGTACCCGGTGCACATCCTGCTGCTGCCGGGTGCTCTGCTCGCGCTGGTCGCCGTGCACCTGATCCTGGTGGTGCATCTCAAGCACACCCAGTGGCGCGGCCCGGGCCACACCAACCGCAACGCCGTCGGCAAGCCGTTCCTCCCGCAGTTCACCGGCTCCTCCGGCGGCCTCGCCATCATCGTCGCCGGGGTGCTGGTGCTGCTGGCGGGCATCGCCCAGGTCAACCCGGTGTGGAACTACGGCCCCTACCGCCCCGACCAGGTCTCGACCGCCTCCCAGCCCGACTGGTACGTCGGCTTCCTGGAGGGCGCGCTGCGGCTGGTCCCGCCGTGGGAGACGAACGTCGCGGGACACACCCTGATGTGGAACGTCCTGCTGCCCGCGGTCGTCCTGCCCGGCCTGTTGTTCGCAGCGCTGTACGCCTATCCGTTCGTGGAGCAGCGGCTGACGGGGGAGTGGTGGGCCGAGCGGCACCTGTGCGACCGGCCCCGCGAGCGGCCGGTGCGCACCGGCCTCGGCGTGGCGGGCACGGTGTGGTACGGCGTGCTGCTACTGGCCGGCGGCAACGACGTCATCGCCCAGACCTTCCACGTCTCCGTCAACGCCATCACCTGGGTGCTGCGCGTGGCCTTCCTCGTGGCGCCGGTCCTCGCCTTCCTGCTCGCGCGATGGCTGTGCCGGGCCCTGACGGCGGCCGAGAACGAGCGGCTGGCCGAGGGCGTGCCCACGGGCGAGATCCGGCAGAGCGTCACCGGCGGCTACGAGACCGACCACGAGCCCGTGGACAGGTTCCGGCCCGGTGCCCCGCGCAGACCGCTCACCGATGCGCGTACTGGTACACCAGCCCGAACACCCCGCGCGCCAGAACGCCCAGGCCGATGA
- the rfbD gene encoding dTDP-4-dehydrorhamnose reductase — MRWLVTGAGGMLGRDTVHELRERGEAVTGLTRAALDITEPAAVQGALADHRPDVVVNCAAYTAVDAAETDEDRALFVNGEGPRQLARACAAQGARLIHVSTDYVFSGEARTSPYPEDHPPAPNTAYGRTKLAGERAVLSELPDGSAVLRTAWLYGAHGRSFVRTMLELEATRDTVDVVDDQRGQPTWSADLAPRIADLGATGASGVFHATNAGEATWYELAREVFRQAGADPDRVRRTDSRAFVRPAPRPAYSVLGHERWRAAGLAPLRHWRSALHEALPHIRKETS, encoded by the coding sequence ATGAGGTGGCTGGTCACCGGCGCGGGCGGCATGCTCGGCCGCGACACCGTGCACGAACTGCGCGAGCGCGGCGAAGCCGTCACGGGCCTCACCCGCGCCGCCCTGGACATAACGGAACCGGCCGCCGTACAAGGGGCGTTGGCCGACCACAGGCCGGACGTCGTGGTCAACTGCGCCGCCTACACGGCCGTGGACGCCGCCGAGACCGACGAGGACCGCGCGCTGTTCGTCAACGGCGAGGGCCCCCGGCAGCTCGCCCGCGCCTGTGCCGCGCAGGGCGCCCGCCTGATCCACGTCTCCACCGACTACGTCTTCTCCGGCGAGGCCCGCACCTCCCCCTACCCCGAGGACCATCCGCCGGCCCCGAACACCGCCTACGGCCGCACCAAGCTCGCCGGGGAGCGGGCCGTGCTCTCCGAACTCCCGGACGGGTCGGCCGTGTTGCGCACCGCCTGGCTCTACGGCGCCCACGGCCGGAGCTTCGTGCGCACCATGCTCGAGCTGGAGGCCACCCGCGACACCGTCGACGTGGTGGACGACCAGCGCGGGCAGCCCACCTGGAGCGCCGACCTGGCCCCCCGGATCGCCGACCTCGGCGCCACCGGAGCGTCAGGGGTCTTCCACGCCACCAACGCGGGCGAGGCCACCTGGTACGAGCTGGCGCGCGAGGTCTTCCGGCAGGCCGGAGCCGACCCGGACCGGGTGCGCCGTACCGACAGCCGGGCCTTCGTCCGGCCCGCGCCCCGGCCCGCCTACAGCGTCCTCGGCCACGAACGGTGGCGGGCAGCCGGTCTGGCACCGCTCAGGCACTGGCGGTCCGCCCTGCACGAAGCACTGCCCCACATCCGCAAGGAGACGTCCTGA
- a CDS encoding MFS transporter, giving the protein MPRLTGRTGKATRPTPAGFDRRLSPPMLFGSVLDPVNSSMIAVALVPIGAAFGAPPAGTARLVPAPYLATAVGQPVIGRLVDMYGLGTSAAYPAAVPPARGEAERTGRGSPAGVPAAPAVAHRTVAVVGPALGGLLTGLGGRRAVFTVDVPLSAVCLVPGTLRLPRSATRRRARRPARHGAVRAAAGRVDAVPAGAARRPLVPAGAVGPRRRRFSGARAAGAGPVHRPACPRRQRPAARRLSAPAARLHTSYAFMYGCTQWLERGRGLGASTAGLVLLPLSVTALIVFLVRTDSALWLLSAVGALLGGPQGLIGPATQHALYRQADPERIASAAGLPRTFMYLGALGASAATAAFHPHRADPAGLHGLALFMLAGSALLPATVLPDRSPGRLGTTTRTTGKA; this is encoded by the coding sequence ATGCCGAGGCTCACCGGACGCACCGGGAAGGCAACCCGCCCCACCCCCGCCGGATTCGACCGCCGGCTGAGCCCGCCGATGCTGTTCGGCTCGGTCCTCGACCCGGTCAACTCCTCGATGATCGCCGTGGCCCTGGTGCCGATCGGCGCCGCCTTCGGTGCCCCGCCCGCCGGGACCGCCCGGCTGGTCCCGGCGCCGTACCTGGCCACGGCCGTCGGGCAGCCCGTCATCGGCCGCCTGGTGGACATGTACGGCCTCGGGACGTCGGCGGCGTACCCGGCGGCGGTGCCGCCGGCCCGCGGCGAGGCCGAACGCACCGGGCGGGGCAGCCCGGCGGGGGTGCCGGCCGCGCCGGCCGTCGCCCACCGGACGGTGGCCGTCGTCGGGCCCGCGCTCGGCGGCCTGCTGACCGGCCTGGGCGGCCGGCGCGCCGTGTTCACCGTCGACGTGCCGCTCTCGGCGGTCTGCCTGGTGCCCGGCACGCTGCGGCTGCCCCGGTCCGCGACCCGGCGGCGGGCCCGTCGACCTGCCCGGCATGGCGCTGTTCGCGCTGCTGCTGGTCGCGTTGATGCTGTTCCTGCCGGAGCCGCGCGCCGACCGCTGGTACCTGCCGGTGCTGTCGGCCCTCGCCGCCGCCGGTTCAGCGGTGCGCGAGCTGCGGGTGCCGGACCCGTTCATCGGCCTGCGTGTCCTCGGCGGCAACGGCCCGCTGCGCGCCGCCTGTCTGCGCCGGCTGCTCGCCTACACACCTCCTACGCCTTCATGTACGGCTGCACGCAGTGGCTGGAGCGGGGCCGCGGGCTCGGTGCCTCCACCGCCGGGCTCGTCCTGCTGCCGCTGTCGGTGACCGCGCTGATCGTGTTCCTGGTGCGCACCGACAGCGCGCTGTGGCTGCTTTCGGCGGTCGGTGCGCTGCTCGGCGGGCCGCAGGGCCTCATCGGGCCGGCCACGCAGCACGCCCTGTACCGGCAGGCCGACCCGGAGCGGATCGCCTCCGCGGCCGGGCTGCCGCGGACCTTCATGTACCTCGGCGCGCTGGGCGCGTCCGCCGCCACCGCGGCGTTCCACCCGCACCGCGCCGACCCGGCCGGGCTGCACGGCCTGGCCCTGTTCATGCTCGCCGGCTCGGCGCTGCTGCCGGCGACAGTCCTGCCGGACCGCTCCCCGGGCCGGCTCGGCACCACCACCCGAACCACCGGAAAGGCCTGA
- the rfbC gene encoding dTDP-4-dehydrorhamnose 3,5-epimerase: MRQLGMGDAWVLEPQVFPDDRGSFHEWYRGTEFREATGYDLGLVQANCSVSRRGVLRGIHFADVPPGQAKYVTCVRGAVLDVVVDIRAGSPTFARWEAVRLDEDTRRAVFLAEGLGHAFMALTDDATVVYLCSAGYAPGREHGIHPLDPALGIAWPDGIEPVLSPKDAEAPSLAEAERSGLLPTYADCSAHYRRLRSGEFGG, from the coding sequence GTGCGGCAATTGGGGATGGGCGACGCGTGGGTGCTGGAGCCCCAGGTGTTCCCGGACGACCGGGGCAGCTTCCACGAGTGGTACCGGGGCACGGAGTTCCGCGAGGCCACCGGCTATGACCTCGGGCTCGTCCAGGCCAACTGCTCGGTGTCCCGGCGGGGCGTGCTGCGCGGCATCCACTTCGCCGACGTGCCGCCCGGCCAGGCCAAGTACGTGACATGTGTGCGCGGCGCCGTCCTCGACGTGGTCGTGGACATCCGCGCCGGCTCCCCCACCTTCGCGCGCTGGGAGGCCGTACGGCTGGACGAGGACACCCGGCGCGCGGTGTTCCTCGCCGAGGGCCTCGGCCACGCCTTCATGGCGCTCACCGACGACGCCACCGTGGTGTACCTGTGCTCGGCCGGGTACGCGCCCGGGCGCGAGCACGGGATACACCCGCTCGACCCGGCGCTGGGCATCGCCTGGCCCGACGGCATCGAGCCGGTGCTGTCGCCCAAGGACGCCGAGGCGCCCTCGCTGGCCGAGGCGGAGCGGTCCGGGCTGCTGCCGACGTACGCGGACTGCTCCGCCCACTACCGGCGGCTGCGCTCAGGGGAGTTCGGCGGCTGA
- the rfbB gene encoding dTDP-glucose 4,6-dehydratase has protein sequence MNLLVTGAAGFIGSAYVRMLLAADPRDAPRVTVLDKLTYAGTLTNLPAGHPRLDFVQGDICDADLVDKLMADADQVVHFAAESHVDRSIEGAGEFVRTNVLGTQTLLDAALRHGAGPFVHISTDEVYGSIDEGSWPESHPLQPNSPYSASKASSDLLALAHHRTHGLDVRVTRCSNNYGPHQFPEKIVPLFVTNLLDGLNVPLYGDGRNVRDWLHVDDHCHGIDLVRTQGRPGEVYNIGGGTELSNRELTGLLLEACGAGWDRVEYVADRKGHDLRYSVDWSKARDELGYRPRRDFTAGLAETVAWYRDHRAWWEPLKRRSGR, from the coding sequence ATGAACCTCCTCGTCACCGGCGCCGCCGGGTTCATCGGCTCCGCCTACGTCCGTATGCTCCTCGCCGCCGACCCGCGCGACGCGCCCCGCGTCACCGTGCTGGACAAGCTCACCTACGCCGGCACGCTCACCAACCTTCCCGCCGGGCATCCCCGGCTCGACTTCGTGCAGGGCGACATCTGCGACGCCGACCTGGTCGACAAGCTGATGGCCGACGCCGACCAGGTCGTGCACTTCGCCGCCGAGTCCCACGTCGACCGGTCCATCGAGGGCGCGGGGGAGTTCGTCCGCACCAACGTCCTCGGCACCCAGACCCTGCTCGACGCGGCCCTGCGCCATGGCGCCGGCCCGTTCGTGCACATCTCCACCGACGAGGTGTACGGCTCGATCGACGAGGGCTCCTGGCCCGAGAGCCACCCGCTGCAGCCCAACTCGCCGTACTCCGCCTCCAAGGCCTCCTCCGACCTGCTGGCCCTGGCCCACCACCGCACCCACGGCCTGGATGTCCGGGTCACCCGCTGCTCCAACAACTACGGTCCGCACCAGTTCCCCGAGAAGATCGTCCCGCTCTTCGTCACCAACCTCCTCGACGGCCTGAACGTCCCGCTCTACGGCGACGGCCGCAACGTCCGCGACTGGCTGCACGTCGACGACCACTGCCACGGCATCGACCTCGTGCGCACCCAGGGCCGCCCCGGCGAGGTCTACAACATCGGCGGCGGCACCGAGCTGAGCAACAGGGAACTGACCGGCCTGCTCCTCGAGGCGTGCGGCGCCGGCTGGGACCGGGTCGAGTACGTCGCCGACCGCAAGGGCCACGACCTGCGCTACTCGGTCGACTGGAGCAAGGCCCGCGACGAACTCGGTTACCGTCCGCGCCGCGACTTCACCGCCGGGCTCGCGGAGACCGTGGCCTGGTACCGCGACCACCGCGCCTGGTGGGAGCCGCTGAAGCGGCGGAGCGGGCGATGA
- a CDS encoding hydrolase translates to MSLTTLDPRTALVAIDLQNGIVGMPVQPHTASDVVSRTAELAEAFRSRNLPVVLVRVSFAPDWADAVPGRTEHQARGLAFPEGWDVLVDELSGHPGDIRVTKHNWSAFHGTDLDVQLRRRGITQIVLTGIATSIGVESTARDAYAHGYHVTLATDAMADAVPEAHANSVERIFPRLGESGTTAEVLQLLAKTHA, encoded by the coding sequence ATGTCGCTCACCACGCTCGACCCCCGTACCGCCCTCGTCGCGATCGACCTGCAGAACGGCATCGTGGGCATGCCCGTCCAGCCGCACACGGCCTCGGACGTCGTCTCCCGCACCGCCGAACTGGCCGAGGCCTTCCGGTCCCGGAACCTGCCGGTGGTGCTGGTCCGCGTCTCCTTCGCGCCCGACTGGGCCGACGCCGTGCCCGGCCGTACCGAGCACCAGGCACGTGGCCTCGCCTTCCCCGAGGGGTGGGACGTCCTCGTCGACGAGCTGTCCGGCCACCCCGGCGACATCCGCGTCACCAAGCACAACTGGAGCGCCTTCCACGGCACCGACCTGGACGTCCAGCTGCGCCGCCGCGGCATCACCCAGATCGTGCTGACCGGCATCGCCACCAGCATCGGTGTGGAGTCCACCGCCCGCGACGCCTACGCCCACGGCTACCACGTCACCCTCGCCACCGACGCGATGGCCGACGCCGTCCCCGAGGCGCACGCGAACAGCGTCGAGCGGATCTTCCCGCGGCTCGGCGAGAGCGGCACGACCGCCGAGGTCCTTCAGCTGCTCGCCAAGACGCACGCCTGA